The sequence TCTACTAACCAATGGTCCTGAAAGATATTGACCTTTATCGCCAATAATCCTTTTAACATGCTCTGGCTGCACATGTGGAAGAGGCATAATTATATTAACGACATAATCACCTGGATTAAGGCCTGTTTTTGATCCTAATGGGAGAAATGAAAATTTCCCGTTTGATATAGCTGATGTATCTTGTGCTTGAAACCCTGTTTTCTCATTAACAAGACTTACCAATAACTCTGTTCCGTCTGGCAGATTAGATTTTCCATATATAGAGATTCTCCCGTCAGATGTATGCGTCGCTTTAGCTTCAATATTAACTGGTCCCGTCATAGGCCGAGTCACAACAGGCTCACTTTGAACTTTATTTTGTTTTTGTGCTGTATAAAAAAGGCCGTCTTTATCCCAATATTGCAACTCGTTATTATTGTCAATCAAGTAATACTCGTCAAAATCATTCTCTTTTATACCCTCAAGCCTTTTGCCTTCCGGCAAATCCTTTTCGACCATTTCTTCGACACCACTGCTTCCATCGGGGAATTTACGTTCCATATATATTTTGTCATCGCGGTAGAAAATAGTGATGCTGTGCCCCAAAGGACGTTCATCTAACCAGGCACCTATAATTTTCATAGCAGGATCAGCAAGCTCTTTTGCCATTATGGTTTGTTCTTGCTCTATGGTTAACCCGAGAATCTTGACATCAAGGGTAGGATTAAAATGTGTCGTTGCCCAAACACCTGCATTAATCCTCATACCGGGAAGATAATACTCGATAAATGTTCTTTCATACGAAATCGGATCAGAATTTCTTAGTTCTAATGCAACAACACGCAGCACATCTTTACTGACTTTTTGATTTAGCCTTATGCCTAAGCTACGTTTAATTTTCTTGAGAGTACTTTGCTCTATTATTACAACTTCAAGGTCATTGGGGATGACAGGCTGAGTTGCTTTATGTTCTGACCTAAGTCCTTGGATTGAGATACTATCAGTACTATCAGCAGGCTCAGGAGGAGCTTCTCCTCCGCAACCCGTAATTAACACCACAAATAAAACCTTGCAAACCACTCTATACATTTTCTTCTCCTTGATGGTTTAGTGAAGCAAGGTCAATTCCCCCTCACTGTTCACCCTGGGGGGGAGAGGGATATAAGGCCGGGCCGCCAGCCGGCTCCCCGGCCTACTTCAGCAGCCCGACCACTTCCTCCGCGTCCTCGGCCCGCTCGGCCACCATGAGGGCGGTCCAGCCGTATATGTCCTTGGCGTCGGCGCTGGCGCCGCTATCGAGCAGGAGCTTCACCACACCCCCGTGCCCCTTGCCCGCGGCGAACATAAGGGCCGTCCAGCCGTAGCGGTCAGCGGCGTTCACCGCCGCACCCTTTTCGACGAGCAGTGCGGCCACGTCGGCATGCCCCTCGCCCGAGGCAAGCATCAAGGCCGTATCGCCGTCGTCATCTGTCGCGTTCGGGCTGGCGCCGCCGTCTATGAGCGCACTAACGCCCGCGGCGTCCCCGGCCTTGGCCGCCGCTACCAGGTCGGCGTTCGAGGCAAACGCCGCGAGCGGGGCCAGAAGGGCCGCCGACAGGAAAACCATCGCAAGACGAAACCGTATACTCATAATCTCCACCTCCTTAATAGCAACCGTTACTTACGCATCTTTATGCCGCCTATGCCGATTAATGGGCTTTGCCAACCAAAGCTTTTATCGTTGTTGATTCCTCCTCTAAGTAATCCTGCAAACCTTTTTTTATTTCACCAAACACATTCAAGTTATCAAATAATGCCGTGCCCACCCCAACGGCTGTTGCACCAGCCATTATATACTCCAAAGCATCTTTCCAGTTGGAAATACCGCCTATGCCAATAATTGGAATTTTTTTCTTCTTACACTCACTAATCTTATCAAAACACTGATATACCATGGCTAACCCTACGGGCTTAATAGCAGGGCCGGATAACCCTCCATAAATGTTACCCAGTAATGGTTTCTTGGCATCAATATCTATTACGAGAGCCCGTAAAGTATTGATCATTGAAAGCACATCTGTTCCCCCGTTAATCGCGGCTTTGGCAGACTCTGTAATGTCAGTCACGTTGGGCGTAAGCTTGGTGACGACAATAACCCTACCTTCGACCCTTCGTTGAACCGCCTTTACCACTCGTTCTACAGCCTTAGGGTTTGTCCCGAAAATAACACCGCCTTCCTTAATGTTTGGACACGATACGTTGATTTCTATACCACGAATCAAATTGCCCCCCTCCGTGTCTATCAAATACCCGGCGAGCCGACCAAACTCATCTATGGTATTCGCAGATATATTAACGAATACCGGCAAACCATAATTACTTATAAGGGGAAGCTCCTCTGAAAGAAATCTTTTTGCGCCTTTGTTCTGCAAACCAATTGAATTTACAAGACCCGAATTGTTTGTAGGGATTAACCTGGGAGGTTTATTGCCAGACTTAGCCTTTAATGTAACCCCTTTGCTAACAACAGCACCGAGCGATTTCTTTATCGACTCCTCATTCTCTAACCTTCCAAACTCATCAGCAGACCCAGACGTGCCAGAAGCTGTAAAAATGGGCGTGTTTAAGCGTAGTTTCTTTATACTTATCTCTAGAGGCTTCATTGCCATTTTATCTCCTTCGCATCAAAAACAGGTCCATCCACACACACACGAGCAGATTTACCACTTTCAAGCTCGCAAACACAAGAAAGACACACACCAAAGCCACAAGCCATACGTTCTTCCAGCAAGACCTTCAATTCAATTCCCTTGTAACCCTCAACAATGCCAGCAATTTGCGCCATCATCGCCTTTGGCCCACATGAAATTACCAGAACTTTAGCATTTTTTCTGTATTTAGAAAGATACTTCTTATATCGTTCGCCTACCCTGCCTATATTGAAATTGCCCCCAGGGATTATACCTTTCAAATCACCGCCCTTATCGCTCGAAACATATATATCCTCGCGCTTTATTCCAACTTCCATCAAATCGTCTACATATAAAATAGCATCGCCAGGGTCCTCAGTAAACCCTCCGGACATCGAATCCGACCTAGATTTGTTTTTATACTTAAGCATTGCAGGACTTTCTATCCCTATAAAGGCTTTAATATCAAAAGCAAAAAACCGCAACGCCTGCACAATAAAAATCAATGGGGCTGTGCCGACACCACCTCCTATAATATGCACCTCCTCAAAACCTTTCGATCTCACATCTCGCAAATTGTCTTTCCAGCCAAGAGGGCCGATTATATCGATTTTCATACCCGGTTTCAACTTGACCATTTCGCTTGTGCCTCTACCAACCACTTTATAAAAAATATCGAACACACTAGGCTTTGCCGTATACAACACTGTTGACAGGTTAGGCGGTAACGAAATGTTCTTTAAGTAGTCGGAAGCAAAGCCAGGATAAAAAGCCCTATGGATACCAAAAGGTCTTTTAATATATGCTCGCGGACTAATATCCAACATTGACTCCAGTTCCTTATACCCAGTAGCTACTCTTTGCGCTCGTTTTTTCCGAGAAGGTGAAGTATTAATCATGATAAACTGGCCAGGAAATATCTTCGGCAGATCGGGCGCACTGAACTTCAGCTTGCAGTGTTCTTTCTTGTCTTCTCCAACCGGAATGTTTTGTATTACTTCCGCCGTAGCTGTCGCAATTGGTGAAGCCTTGTCCTCGCCAGAACGTCTCTGCCAGTTCGAAGCACACAACTCTGCATATTTCTCAAAATTTAATTCCTCAGCCTTCATACAAATATTCTCGAAACTGGTAAAAAAACCCCCTTTTGTCAAGCCATTATTTTTTTTACCATCTCTATATGGGGCCATACTCTTTTCAGTAATTAAGAGTAAAACATTAACGTCCCTCATGTCATCGTTGCCACTTTTGCGGCCAGTGGGTCTCTTTAAAATATCCTCCTTGAAACCAAAGTGTATTTTCCGCTCCCCATTTGTGGCAACAAACGCTACGGAAGAACGCCCCTCAGCATCACTAACATTCTTGTACCCATCCAACGCTATACCGAAGGTATCATTTTCAAAATAAACCTTATTTACCTTAATAATTTCCCAGCCGTCTTTTGTCAAAATTATATTAATCAGCGCCAAGTACAGTTTATAGAAGCTTTTCCTTCTTGACTTTCTCCCCTTAATCATAGAATCGATTTCCGTATCCGTTAGTCCTCTAAACATTCGGCGCAGACGCTTTGGCACCAAAAGCCCTGTCTCTCTATAAATATTATCTCTACCACCTCCGACATCCTTAGCAGAAGCGTAAAAAGCGCCGACCCTAAAATACAAAGCCAAGTTCTCTTTACTATAAGAGTCTGGGCTTGTTTTATTTGAGAATGGTTCTTTTTGCTTTGTTAGAACATAAAATTTGTCGCATTTCTTATCAACAACCTTACCTTTTCTCACACCTCTCTTGTTCGTATTACTATAAGAAAATCGCCCCCTCCTCGACACATAAAAACCGCTATCTGAAATGCACTCGTTCATTCTCCAATTTATGGGGTCTTTCGGCGCAAAAAGAAGAGACACCGAACATTTTTCACTTGTTTTTCTGCCTACTAAGCCTAAAATATGTTTTAGTTGCTCGGCTTTTTGTTCTTGGGGTTTCCATTCATCTGGATATCTAAATCTCATTTTCAACCAGGCACCCCAAAATTCTGAAAAACCTAAATAATCGACATATTCACTATATGGAGGGTCAACAATAACATGGTTTGCCTTATCTCCAAACTTGGCTATTGCCTTAGAAGCATCTGCCTCAAACACCAATGCCTCATATTTGTTTCGAGAAAAACCTCCCGATGAGCCTGCAACTCTAGTATGACAAGATGAATTGAGCATTTCTTTACACTTTATCATCTTTCCAAATCTTTCCTCAAAGTTCTTCCAGACATTCTTTTCTTTCCTTTTTGGTGGAACATAGAATCTGAGGGCAGTCCACCCACGTGACGACCCTGGACTATCCTCAGAAAACATCTGCATATTACTGCAACTATAAAGTATCGCGGTAAAGACATATTGCAATGCTTCCCGGCAATAATCGTCAGACACCTTATTAATAGCTGCAAGCAGCTTGGAAAGCATGGAGAGATTACGGCCTGTAAATAATTCGTGGTGATATTCTACAGGCGGTTTTCTGGTACTTGTTATGCGCCTCTTTGGAAACCAAAACTCCGGGGTCATCCTGGAAAGCTTTTTTTGTTTTGACTCCATTGATGGGGATAGTCCGTAAGTACCCCGCGTGCCACAATTATGACATTTTATCTGTACACCTTTTGGCATACCTCTAGGTGGATGTCCACTCCATACAAAGCTGTCGGCACTCGTAGTTTTTTTACACTTTGGGCACTTGATAGCATACTCGCAAAAAATATCCTCACGCACCTCAGATTTTACTTCTTCAAAAGCAGCTTTTAACGAATGTATGCTGATCGAACGCAACAAAACTTTTGTTATAAAGACTGCCATTGGGTTCAGATCACTAGCTATAACCCTAGCCTTTTTAATACGCGCTGCGATGGCAGGAGTACCCCCCCCACAAAAAGGATCTAACACGACATCTCCCTCACCTACTTCCTTAAAAGCATCTAGCAGTTCACCTAAAGGCTTACGCCCCCAATACATATGGGTTCGGCCAATTGTATATTCGATTTTATTTATTCCCACTTTATCGATAGACATCTTAAGTCACCCTGTCCCGGCCGCGGCTAACCTTCATATCAACCCTTCCTCGAACTCAAGCCTCATCACGACCGCGTCCTCGTCACCGTAGTAGTCCTTCCGGGTGAATATCTCCTCGAAGCCGAAGTCTTCGTACATCCTCGTGGCGGCCTCGTTCGAGCGCCTTACCTCCAGGAGCACCTCGACCACCCCCGCCTCCTCCATAACACCGAGCGAGAACTCAAGGAGCTTCTTACCGATCCCCTTCCCCCTCAGTTCGGGGCGCACCGCTATATTCAGTATGTGGGCCTCCTCCTGCACGATCCAGAAGACC comes from Thermodesulfobacteriota bacterium and encodes:
- a CDS encoding dihydroorotate dehydrogenase, coding for MAMKPLEISIKKLRLNTPIFTASGTSGSADEFGRLENEESIKKSLGAVVSKGVTLKAKSGNKPPRLIPTNNSGLVNSIGLQNKGAKRFLSEELPLISNYGLPVFVNISANTIDEFGRLAGYLIDTEGGNLIRGIEINVSCPNIKEGGVIFGTNPKAVERVVKAVQRRVEGRVIVVTKLTPNVTDITESAKAAINGGTDVLSMINTLRALVIDIDAKKPLLGNIYGGLSGPAIKPVGLAMVYQCFDKISECKKKKIPIIGIGGISNWKDALEYIMAGATAVGVGTALFDNLNVFGEIKKGLQDYLEEESTTIKALVGKAH
- a CDS encoding ankyrin repeat domain-containing protein, with the protein product MSIRFRLAMVFLSAALLAPLAAFASNADLVAAAKAGDAAGVSALIDGGASPNATDDDGDTALMLASGEGHADVAALLVEKGAAVNAADRYGWTALMFAAGKGHGGVVKLLLDSGASADAKDIYGWTALMVAERAEDAEEVVGLLK
- the rimI gene encoding ribosomal protein S18-alanine N-acetyltransferase; the protein is VFWIVQEEAHILNIAVRPELRGKGIGKKLLEFSLGVMEEAGVVEVLLEVRRSNEAATRMYEDFGFEEIFTRKDYYGDEDAVVMRLEFEEGLI